Part of the Halopenitus persicus genome is shown below.
GGCGCCGAAGCCGATCTCGCTCACTGCAACCCCGGAGTTCCCGAGCTCGCGGTCGTGCATACGTTCGCGTTGGGGATCGCCCCACTTAGCGCGTGTGGTTCGGCCGTCCGACCGGGGCGATCGCCCGAAGGGTCGTCGACCGATCGGGACGCCGCAGAACGCGCTCCGAGCGCGGGAAAGCGACGATGTCGCACAACCGAATCCCTTTGTGGATCGCCGGTCAACGGCCACCGATGACAAAGCGACACGTGTCCCTCCCCGACGACGCGGAGGCGGGAGTTCAGGCGTTCATCGACGAGGTGGACGACCGGCTCTCCTCGTCGGAGGACACCTGCGACGTCGTTCGAGACGTCCTGATCGACCTCCACGGGGACCGCGAGGCGTGGGACGCCTGGCAGGCGGGCGCGGACGTCTCGCGGGCCGAGCGGGTACGGCTCCAGAGCTACGACCCGTGTAACGCGACGCTCGAGTCCGAGTACTACGCCGAAAAGGACGAGGAGGCCTTCAAGCGCTCGAAATACCTCCAATGGCTCTGGCGGCAGTTCGACGCGACGCCGATGGCCGACAACATCCACTTCGCGCTCCGGTTCCGGCAGATGCTCGGACGTCACCTCTTTGCGGACTGCGGGGAGAACTGCCGGTTCTTCAAGGGCATCTCGTTCACCTACGGTCACAACATCGAGATCGGCGACAACGTCGTGGTCCACGACGACGTCCACC
Proteins encoded:
- a CDS encoding acyltransferase; translated protein: MTKRHVSLPDDAEAGVQAFIDEVDDRLSSSEDTCDVVRDVLIDLHGDREAWDAWQAGADVSRAERVRLQSYDPCNATLESEYYAEKDEEAFKRSKYLQWLWRQFDATPMADNIHFALRFRQMLGRHLFADCGENCRFFKGISFTYGHNIEIGDNVVVHDDVHLDDRGKLTIGDRVSISDGAHIYSHDHDIVDQTSIRNFHTIVEDDARVTYDSMVRAGCRIGENSVVGARAVVQGDVPDHHVVVGMPAQSIRVKPGWESVAAEIDDGRLENNQDAREIPAEIPDDIEQFDEFERGLTRPEAEE